A window from Micromonospora profundi encodes these proteins:
- a CDS encoding DUF952 domain-containing protein has translation MIYKLLPTVEWDDARASGSFTGSAVDRQDGFIHLSAADQVVETARRHFTGATGLTLLSVDEQPLGDALRWEPSRGGQLFPHVYGPLPVTAVVAAQALPADTPVADAVAALLG, from the coding sequence ATGATCTACAAGCTGTTGCCGACAGTCGAGTGGGACGATGCCCGGGCCTCCGGCAGCTTCACCGGCTCGGCCGTGGACCGGCAGGACGGTTTCATCCACCTGTCCGCCGCCGACCAGGTGGTGGAGACAGCCCGACGGCACTTCACCGGCGCCACCGGGCTCACACTGCTCAGCGTCGACGAGCAGCCGCTGGGCGACGCGCTGCGCTGGGAGCCGTCGCGGGGCGGGCAGTTGTTTCCGCACGTGTACGGCCCGCTGCCGGTGACGGCGGTGGTGGCGGCGCAGGCGTTGCCGGCGGACACTCCGGTCGCCGACGCGGTGGCCGCGCTGCTCGGCTGA